The genome window TCGGGCAAGGGGGTCTGACGGACGATGGAAAGCCCCGAATTGAAGACAGTCAGATTCTTCTCGAACGGGATCGCCCATCTCTTTCCGGTCGCCATCCCCCAGAACAATCTGCCGGACCCGTCGATCAGCGGGGACGACCATGTCGAGCCGAGAAAGTTGGAGTTCGGATCCTCTAAGTACTTCTGGACGAGGACGTTGCCGTTCGGCGAGAGCTTATAGAGGTTGTAGTCAAACCCGTAGTACACGTTGCCTTGAGCGTCGACGGACGGAGAGGCGTACGTGCCGTAAGCGAAGATCGGAGCGCTCCATTTGACGCTGCCCGAGGAGGAGTCGAGCGCGGTCACGGTCTGCCCGCCGACGAGGACGTCCCCGTTCGGAGAGACCGCGATGGGAGCCGCCGTGCCGGAGACGGGGGTCGTCCAGACCAAGGCGCCTTGAGCGTTCAAGCAGACGACACCGGTGTCTCCAACGGCGAGGATCTTGCCGTCCAACGTCTCGCTCGGCCCGCCTTCAAGGTTCGTCCCCAGCGTGTACTCCCACCGTTTCGTCCCTGCGGGGCTGAACGACGTCAGCTTGCCGTCGAGGTTGACGTAGACGTTGCCGTCGCTTCCGACCATGACGTGTGACCGGACGGGTTCAGAGGCTTGGTACCGCCACAGTTCGGAACCGTCCGGGCCAAGAGCGACGAACGTTCCATCGGCAGTGCCGGCGTAGACCCGGCCGTCCGCTGCCACGGCAGGCGTCGAGATCGTTTGGTCTTCGAACCAAGGAAGGGTGAACCGCCACTTCAACGTGCCGTCGGGCTTGACGGCGGTGATCGTACGCGTCGGGCGGAGCGTTTCGTGCCACGTCGTCCCGACGATGACGGAGCCGTCCGGAGCGACGACCGGCGAGCAGATCACCGGGCCGCCGACGTCGAACGACCATTTCACCTTGGGTTGTGCCGGAGCCGTCACCGGAGTCAGTCCGTTCCGTTGGTTGTTGCCGTGAAAGGTCGACCAAGCCGGACAGGCTTCGGGCACAGCGACGGACAAGAGCGAGAGAAGACAGACGAGTCGTTTCATTTGGAGTTCACTTGATGCGGAAGACGTAGTTGAGCTGGTAGTTGAAGAACCCGGAAACGAAGGCCGAGCCGTCGGTCGAGAGGGCGGGTTGGGTGACGAGTTGGTCGGCGACCTTGAGGCTCCAGGCCAAGGTGCCGTCGGGCTTGAGGCAAGCGACCACACCGTCGCTCGACGAAACGTAGATCCTGCTCCTGACGTCGATCGAGAGTCCTTCGACGATGTTGCCGACGAACGGCAGAGTGGCCGTCCAGACCAGGGTGCCGTCGTCTTTGTCGTAAGCGAAGACCCGGTTGCCTTGTGGGACGAGCGCTCGGCCAAGCCCATCGAGGCAG of Armatimonadota bacterium contains these proteins:
- a CDS encoding PQQ-binding-like beta-propeller repeat protein, which produces MKRLVCLLSLLSVAVPEACPAWSTFHGNNQRNGLTPVTAPAQPKVKWSFDVGGPVICSPVVAPDGSVIVGTTWHETLRPTRTITAVKPDGTLKWRFTLPWFEDQTISTPAVAADGRVYAGTADGTFVALGPDGSELWRYQASEPVRSHVMVGSDGNVYVNLDGKLTSFSPAGTKRWEYTLGTNLEGGPSETLDGKILAVGDTGVVCLNAQGALVWTTPVSGTAAPIAVSPNGDVLVGGQTVTALDSSSGSVKWSAPIFAYGTYASPSVDAQGNVYYGFDYNLYKLSPNGNVLVQKYLEDPNSNFLGSTWSSPLIDGSGRLFWGMATGKRWAIPFEKNLTVFNSGLSIVRQTPLPEALFTSNPAIGDDGTLYAGCLDGKLYAFGP